A genomic segment from Armatimonadia bacterium encodes:
- the coaD gene encoding pantetheine-phosphate adenylyltransferase, giving the protein MAQQIPTKHIAVYPGSFDPITVGHMEVAARASRLFGEVIVAIAADADKTHLFTLEERVTMATDACRDYDNIRVDCFEGLVVNYAHAQGAQVLVRGLRAVSDYEREIQMAVMNRELAPEIDTLYFAATSAYTFLSSSLVKHVHSLGGDVSRFVTPLVLSMLDKKLVPSRHD; this is encoded by the coding sequence ATGGCTCAGCAGATCCCGACAAAACACATCGCGGTATACCCCGGCAGCTTCGACCCGATCACCGTGGGCCATATGGAGGTGGCTGCCCGTGCCAGCCGTCTCTTCGGCGAAGTGATCGTGGCCATCGCCGCGGATGCCGACAAGACGCACCTGTTCACCCTCGAAGAGCGCGTTACCATGGCAACCGATGCCTGCAGGGATTACGATAACATTCGCGTGGATTGTTTTGAGGGACTTGTGGTAAACTATGCGCACGCTCAGGGAGCCCAGGTGCTTGTCCGTGGGCTTCGTGCTGTTTCGGACTACGAACGCGAAATCCAGATGGCGGTCATGAACCGCGAGCTCGCGCCGGAGATCGATACCCTGTACTTCGCCGCGACCTCGGCCTACACGTTCCTGAGCTCCAGCCTGGTCAAGCACGTTCACTCTCTGGGTGGCGATGTATCGCGCTTTGTGACTCCGCTGGTGCTGAGCATGCTGGACAAGAAGCTGGTGCCCTCGCGCCACGACTAG
- a CDS encoding heparinase II/III family protein, with protein MNLLAVLCLCLGGTAIAQEPMPLRLVPQIDQTGVTSRVTEFDLTTLTQEALGKQAAEVSRRLGYGKPPLVFKTNFEHQGRLAIHLAKASVGGATLRVSLRDLVYELTWPAAAATHQVGVTYFLPLPPGPNVITVGAPSGVVVIDRYDFYPTDKPVADEVMLPMPSGEGNAWQAPQRTTEATELTAPLRECVAGFDAAHGALGWPYNLSPHDSGMAIEDVWPSIYFGKEWLPEIRRKIDALPWAKAAFEQMLREAEAVLKTEPLQPIERVGWRHDFYSRKSGEHLVYDPASPDLFLDPWFGGFEKDPAQHRAWVLFTHERTHRLMHSLALLYGLTGDERYAQWVADGMRRAVEMFKHRELREGNNSEALYFQPLYDAPVLMMLCDCYDLTKSSAAYTAEDHAAIKTGIFEEGIPYQIRFQDKAGVHNMSCFVSPALVMAGLEFGHDEWVQRGLRDERNGLRTLLTGGVRADEATGEVDGFWFEGTMFYHHYSLCPLVTLWEIDKRLGGDATKDPEVARRFEEMFAAPVKLADQFLRLPTVGDLGAPKFMSVRQYRHLYEYAAGQVNPERFGPTLSACYADGTPRNSWAALAFGPDTLPAAKTPAGDDLLKRPGMGVLRRTVRLGDTDEPWYLLFKAGPHGAGHDHQDKLEIAFNALGQVIAPDIGTAGYALTSIHPFYRSTFSHSTLFVDEKDQANVKDASLEWKPEASPAYGHGTVRDAYPGVVLDRKVWFDAPYLVIADTLTSEEEHRFGALFHAYGSLHGSVSKAMAAPAELPKIPRLEPHLTAAQSAWTEGEMEADWRVCQGVWLRLVATSDGPFEATLGRTSGNPMPDSRGTVMLRALGKTRRFWSVFEVHRGSPTVSSVKVDGDGLSITLRDGALRRYAPR; from the coding sequence ATGAACCTGCTTGCCGTCCTGTGTCTGTGCCTGGGAGGAACTGCGATCGCCCAAGAGCCCATGCCCTTACGACTGGTGCCCCAGATCGACCAGACGGGCGTTACCTCGCGGGTCACCGAGTTCGACCTGACCACCCTCACGCAGGAGGCACTGGGCAAGCAGGCCGCTGAGGTCTCGCGGCGTCTTGGCTACGGAAAGCCCCCGCTGGTGTTCAAGACCAACTTCGAGCACCAGGGGCGCCTCGCGATCCACCTCGCAAAGGCCTCCGTAGGTGGAGCGACCTTGCGGGTGAGCCTGCGCGACCTGGTCTACGAGCTGACCTGGCCGGCGGCAGCCGCGACACACCAGGTCGGTGTTACCTACTTCCTTCCCTTGCCGCCCGGACCGAACGTGATCACGGTCGGCGCGCCCAGTGGCGTCGTGGTCATCGACCGCTATGACTTCTACCCGACAGACAAGCCCGTCGCAGATGAGGTGATGCTGCCCATGCCCTCCGGAGAAGGCAACGCCTGGCAGGCCCCACAGCGGACGACCGAGGCGACCGAACTGACTGCACCTTTGCGTGAGTGCGTCGCCGGTTTCGATGCAGCTCACGGAGCCTTAGGATGGCCTTACAACCTGTCACCCCATGACAGTGGGATGGCGATCGAGGATGTCTGGCCTTCCATCTACTTTGGCAAGGAGTGGCTGCCCGAGATCCGGCGCAAGATCGATGCGCTGCCCTGGGCGAAGGCAGCCTTTGAGCAGATGCTGCGTGAGGCCGAGGCTGTGCTGAAGACCGAACCCCTGCAGCCAATCGAGCGTGTCGGCTGGCGGCATGACTTCTACTCGCGGAAGAGCGGCGAGCACCTGGTCTACGATCCGGCAAGCCCCGATCTCTTCCTCGACCCCTGGTTCGGCGGCTTCGAGAAGGATCCCGCACAGCACCGAGCCTGGGTTCTCTTCACCCATGAGCGGACCCATCGGCTGATGCACAGTCTGGCGCTGCTCTACGGCCTCACCGGCGACGAGCGCTATGCGCAATGGGTTGCCGACGGGATGCGCCGGGCGGTGGAGATGTTCAAGCACCGGGAACTGCGCGAGGGCAATAACTCCGAGGCGCTGTACTTCCAGCCCCTGTATGACGCGCCGGTGCTGATGATGCTGTGCGATTGCTACGACCTGACCAAGTCCAGCGCTGCCTACACAGCCGAGGACCATGCAGCGATCAAGACCGGGATCTTCGAGGAGGGCATCCCCTACCAGATCCGCTTCCAGGACAAGGCGGGCGTGCACAACATGTCCTGCTTCGTCTCCCCGGCGCTGGTCATGGCAGGGCTGGAGTTTGGGCATGACGAGTGGGTGCAGCGCGGCCTGCGCGACGAGCGCAACGGTCTGCGCACGCTGCTTACGGGTGGCGTTCGGGCCGACGAGGCCACCGGCGAAGTCGATGGCTTCTGGTTCGAGGGGACCATGTTCTACCACCACTACTCCCTGTGCCCGCTGGTGACGCTCTGGGAGATCGATAAGCGCCTCGGCGGCGATGCTACCAAGGACCCCGAGGTCGCCCGCCGCTTCGAGGAGATGTTTGCCGCGCCGGTGAAGCTCGCCGACCAGTTCCTGCGGCTGCCCACCGTCGGCGATCTTGGCGCGCCGAAGTTCATGAGCGTGCGCCAGTACCGCCACCTGTATGAGTATGCGGCCGGACAGGTGAACCCGGAACGGTTCGGGCCGACTCTATCGGCCTGCTACGCTGACGGCACACCGCGCAACTCCTGGGCTGCGTTGGCCTTCGGGCCGGATACTCTTCCTGCAGCCAAGACGCCCGCGGGGGACGATCTGCTGAAGCGGCCGGGAATGGGTGTGCTGCGACGGACCGTGCGCCTGGGCGATACCGACGAGCCCTGGTACCTGCTTTTCAAGGCCGGACCACACGGCGCAGGCCATGACCATCAGGACAAGCTGGAGATCGCCTTCAACGCGCTGGGGCAGGTGATCGCGCCAGACATCGGCACCGCGGGCTACGCACTGACGAGCATCCATCCGTTCTACCGGAGCACCTTCTCCCACAGCACGCTCTTCGTGGATGAGAAGGACCAGGCGAACGTCAAGGACGCCAGCCTCGAATGGAAGCCCGAGGCATCGCCGGCCTATGGCCATGGCACGGTTCGCGACGCTTACCCGGGTGTCGTTCTCGACCGCAAGGTCTGGTTTGATGCACCCTACCTCGTCATAGCTGACACGCTGACTTCCGAGGAGGAGCACCGCTTTGGCGCGCTCTTCCATGCGTACGGGAGTCTCCACGGCAGTGTCTCGAAGGCCATGGCGGCGCCCGCCGAGCTACCGAAGATCCCGCGGCTCGAGCCCCATCTGACCGCCGCTCAGTCGGCCTGGACGGAGGGCGAGATGGAGGCCGATTGGCGCGTCTGCCAGGGCGTGTGGCTGCGCCTGGTTGCCACCTCCGACGGTCCCTTCGAGGCCACACTGGGACGGACGTCGGGCAACCCGATGCCGGACTCCCGAGGCACCGTGATGCTCCGTGCCCTCGGGAAGACCCGGCGGTTCTGGTCGGTGTTCGAGGTACATCGCGGCAGTCCCACTGTTTCGTCGGTGAAGGTAGACGGAGACGGACTGTCGATCACACTCCGGGACGGCGCCCTGCGGCGCTACGCCCCCAGGTAG
- a CDS encoding PIG-L deacetylase family protein encodes MGVSATSASKAAAGSRPMNVLVFGAHPDDCDFRCGGIALKYRALGHRVKFVSMANGDAGHFSMGGGPLAIRRYQEAQASARIADIEYEVLDLHDGELEATVLMRKWVIQIMRRWEADLVICHRPNDYHPDHRAVGELVQDASYTVTVPNIAPLTPPLKRAPVVAYAWDGFQLPNPFVADVAVDTDDVFDRKVDMLHCHVSQVYEWLPYSSGELERVPVPEVERREWQKQRMLRRFGTQADAVRDKLVQLYGPTRGQAVKTSEAFMISEYGRRPAAEELPVLFPFLPAQTG; translated from the coding sequence ATGGGTGTTTCCGCCACTTCCGCTTCGAAGGCTGCTGCTGGTTCCCGTCCAATGAACGTGCTGGTGTTCGGCGCCCACCCGGATGACTGTGATTTCCGCTGCGGCGGCATCGCCCTCAAGTACCGGGCCCTCGGCCACCGTGTGAAGTTCGTCTCCATGGCGAACGGCGACGCCGGGCACTTTTCCATGGGAGGTGGGCCACTCGCAATTCGCCGCTATCAGGAGGCCCAGGCCTCGGCACGCATCGCGGACATCGAGTACGAGGTGCTCGACCTCCATGATGGCGAACTCGAGGCCACCGTGCTCATGCGCAAGTGGGTCATCCAGATCATGCGCCGTTGGGAGGCCGACCTCGTCATCTGCCATCGTCCCAATGACTACCATCCCGATCACCGCGCCGTCGGCGAGCTGGTCCAAGATGCCTCCTACACGGTCACGGTGCCCAACATCGCGCCACTTACCCCGCCTCTGAAGCGGGCTCCGGTGGTTGCCTATGCCTGGGACGGCTTCCAGCTTCCGAACCCCTTTGTTGCCGATGTGGCGGTCGACACCGACGATGTCTTCGATCGCAAGGTCGACATGCTCCACTGCCACGTCTCCCAGGTCTACGAGTGGCTGCCCTACAGCAGCGGCGAGCTTGAGCGCGTGCCGGTTCCGGAGGTAGAGCGCCGCGAATGGCAGAAGCAGAGGATGCTGCGCCGCTTCGGAACCCAGGCCGATGCGGTCCGAGACAAGCTGGTACAGCTCTATGGTCCCACGCGGGGCCAGGCCGTGAAGACCTCCGAGGCCTTCATGATCTCGGAGTACGGACGGCGCCCTGCTGCGGAGGAACTGCCGGTCCTGTTCCCGTTCCTCCCCGCTCAGACCGGCTAG
- the rsmD gene encoding 16S rRNA (guanine(966)-N(2))-methyltransferase RsmD translates to MRVIAGSARSLSLSFPEGTHTRPTTDAMREALFASLAERVEQARFADLYAGSGSVGIEALSRGADYAVFLEKDNRCVEALRRNLHSTHLEEAATVIRGPVERHWSRVAAQHGPFDIVFADPPYDLAGFEKVVIRLVADWEGVADGGLVVIQCATTFGTDEIPQPSRVRRYGESEFRFYER, encoded by the coding sequence ATGCGCGTGATCGCGGGTTCCGCCCGCTCCCTTTCCCTGAGTTTCCCAGAAGGTACCCACACCCGGCCAACCACTGACGCCATGCGGGAGGCGCTCTTTGCTAGCCTCGCGGAACGGGTGGAGCAGGCCCGGTTCGCCGACCTGTACGCCGGCTCCGGAAGTGTCGGCATCGAGGCGCTTAGCCGGGGTGCTGATTACGCCGTGTTCCTGGAGAAGGACAACCGCTGCGTCGAGGCCCTGCGACGGAACCTGCACTCGACCCACCTGGAAGAGGCGGCGACGGTGATCCGCGGCCCGGTGGAGCGTCACTGGAGTCGTGTGGCCGCTCAACACGGCCCCTTCGACATCGTCTTCGCAGACCCGCCTTACGACCTTGCCGGCTTCGAGAAGGTCGTGATACGCTTGGTGGCCGACTGGGAGGGTGTGGCAGACGGTGGCCTCGTCGTGATACAATGCGCCACGACCTTTGGTACCGACGAGATCCCGCAGCCGTCGCGTGTGCGACGCTACGGGGAGTCGGAGTTCCGTTTCTACGAGAGGTAG
- a CDS encoding FhaA domain-containing protein has translation MGLRRLEEALANLLEGTFDRAFPGTMHPVEVTRALWQAMSDHRVVVAGVTRVPNRLCAILNPLDLQHLREAQQQLEQETARGLEQESRLSGWNYGAKVLVRLTADESVRSGRVSVEAQIDETPLAAALVFENGPAAGQRCALRPGVVLGRAADVDLLVPDENVSRHHCRFDWRFEGYQVSDLDSRNGTFVNGVRVFAYVLSDNDVVGVGTSQFRFRYEV, from the coding sequence GTGGGTCTGCGCAGACTTGAAGAGGCCCTCGCCAACCTGCTCGAGGGAACCTTTGACCGCGCCTTCCCGGGCACGATGCACCCGGTGGAGGTCACTCGAGCCCTGTGGCAGGCGATGTCGGACCATCGCGTGGTCGTGGCAGGCGTCACGCGGGTACCCAACCGGCTGTGCGCGATCCTGAATCCACTAGATCTGCAGCACCTGAGAGAAGCACAGCAGCAACTGGAGCAGGAGACCGCACGGGGTCTAGAGCAGGAGTCGCGACTGAGTGGCTGGAACTACGGCGCGAAGGTGCTTGTGCGCCTGACTGCCGACGAGAGCGTGCGCTCCGGGCGTGTGTCGGTCGAGGCCCAGATCGACGAGACGCCCCTTGCGGCGGCGCTGGTGTTTGAGAACGGACCTGCCGCCGGTCAAAGATGCGCACTCAGGCCGGGTGTGGTTCTGGGCCGAGCGGCCGACGTCGATCTCCTTGTTCCCGACGAGAACGTCTCGCGCCATCACTGCCGGTTCGACTGGCGGTTTGAGGGGTACCAGGTCTCGGATCTGGACAGTCGGAACGGAACCTTTGTCAACGGTGTTCGAGTCTTCGCATACGTGCTGAGCGACAACGATGTGGTGGGAGTGGGGACCAGCCAGTTCAGGTTCCGCTACGAGGTGTAG
- a CDS encoding class I SAM-dependent methyltransferase — MDDTSSPRLVITTARRPTDEMLARADRWANWLQAPIIDRRGRSVAALCRDEKVEGALVLQADRTIYFQPTEGIEYFFHPNLASVRIHNLLRGAGDHMINAMRLQPGDEVLDCTLGRASDALICAHVVFGQTPEEADEADDSNTQQGRVVGIEKVPLLAYLTIDGLQNTSFVSKRFTALMRRIEAYCAGYEEFLAQCSKDSFDVVYFDPIFHAPVEESQSMEDLRALAHKHPLSTEAVENALRVARRCVVIKQRRQTPLWDQLGVTETHGGKQSRVEYGVLPAR; from the coding sequence ATGGACGACACCTCTTCCCCAAGGCTGGTCATCACCACTGCTCGGCGACCCACGGACGAGATGCTCGCCCGGGCTGACCGCTGGGCGAACTGGCTCCAGGCCCCGATCATCGACCGCCGGGGTCGAAGTGTGGCTGCCCTCTGCCGGGACGAGAAGGTGGAGGGCGCGCTGGTGTTGCAGGCCGACCGCACCATCTACTTCCAGCCCACTGAGGGCATCGAGTACTTCTTCCATCCCAACCTGGCCTCCGTGCGCATCCACAACCTCCTCCGCGGCGCGGGCGACCACATGATCAACGCCATGCGGCTGCAGCCGGGTGACGAAGTCCTGGACTGCACCCTTGGCCGGGCCTCGGACGCCCTCATCTGTGCCCATGTGGTCTTCGGCCAGACGCCCGAGGAGGCCGACGAAGCTGACGACAGCAACACTCAGCAAGGCCGTGTAGTCGGTATCGAGAAGGTCCCGCTCCTCGCCTACCTGACCATCGACGGCCTCCAGAACACCAGCTTCGTGAGCAAGCGCTTCACCGCCCTCATGCGCCGGATCGAGGCCTACTGCGCAGGCTACGAGGAGTTTCTCGCCCAGTGCTCGAAGGACTCCTTTGATGTGGTGTACTTCGACCCGATCTTCCACGCGCCGGTCGAAGAGTCACAGAGCATGGAGGATTTGCGGGCGCTCGCGCACAAGCATCCCCTTTCCACTGAGGCCGTGGAGAACGCTCTACGAGTGGCTCGAAGGTGCGTCGTGATCAAGCAGCGGCGCCAGACACCACTGTGGGACCAACTCGGAGTGACCGAGACACACGGGGGAAAGCAGAGCCGGGTGGAGTATGGCGTCTTGCCCGCTCGTTAG
- a CDS encoding sigma-70 family RNA polymerase sigma factor, translating into MMKQLIARAQKGDPEARQGLVAALRPRLTSMARYYARCCHEDYDDLLGEAWFAVFDALGITNLSIGEPDQFLLKRARWRILDYIKWARRRRCGEYEPDRAPETTADVAPAVMEEALIAKIAEGLSDTQQAVLQHLLRGETWREVAGHLGCSSANVAYHVRQIRSRAAEVAGELPLNGMAF; encoded by the coding sequence ATGATGAAGCAGCTCATCGCACGTGCGCAAAAGGGTGACCCAGAGGCCAGGCAAGGCCTTGTGGCGGCCCTGCGCCCTCGCCTGACCAGTATGGCGCGCTACTACGCCCGGTGCTGCCATGAGGACTACGACGACCTGCTGGGCGAAGCCTGGTTCGCGGTCTTCGATGCCCTGGGCATCACCAACCTGAGCATCGGTGAACCCGACCAGTTCCTGCTCAAGCGCGCTCGCTGGCGGATCCTGGACTACATCAAGTGGGCCCGGCGCCGACGCTGCGGCGAGTATGAACCCGACCGCGCGCCGGAGACCACCGCCGATGTCGCCCCGGCTGTCATGGAAGAGGCGCTCATCGCCAAGATCGCCGAGGGGCTGTCCGATACCCAGCAGGCCGTCCTGCAGCACCTGCTTCGCGGCGAGACCTGGCGCGAGGTCGCCGGTCACCTGGGTTGCAGCAGCGCGAACGTCGCCTACCACGTCCGCCAGATCCGCTCACGGGCGGCCGAGGTCGCGGGAGAGCTCCCGCTCAACGGCATGGCCTTCTGA
- a CDS encoding acetate kinase, which yields MIVLVINCGSSSLKYQVYDMSTETALADGLADRVGINNGTQAILKHRPVGKPAFEVEEPMADHTAAVKHVFAALTDPEHGVLKSLSDIAAVGHRVLHGGAKFSASVLVDDDVIQAIKECIVLGPLHNPGNLQGIQACAKALPGVPQVAVFDTAFHQTMPQHAFLYGVPWEYYVEHNIRRYGFHGTSHRYVTLKATQWLRDVKGIPVEDQRVVTCHLGNGASMAAVKAGKCIDTSMGLTPQEGLLMGTRAGDMDPAIVGIIMQMKGYDPQRIDTLLNKESGLLGLTGVSSDMRDVKAAALADPPNSRAVAALEVFCYRIVKYFGAYAAALGGLDAIVFTAGIGENEPMVRERTTGKLGFLGIGVDPAKNAKVDKSQDVIDISAEGTTVSTVIIPTNEELMIARDTAEIVAEKSV from the coding sequence GTGATCGTCCTGGTCATCAACTGTGGTAGTTCGTCCCTCAAGTACCAAGTCTACGACATGAGCACTGAGACCGCACTGGCAGACGGCCTTGCAGACCGTGTCGGTATCAACAACGGCACTCAGGCCATCCTCAAGCACCGCCCGGTGGGCAAGCCGGCCTTCGAAGTCGAGGAGCCGATGGCCGACCACACCGCGGCCGTCAAGCACGTCTTCGCGGCGCTCACCGACCCGGAGCACGGAGTCCTGAAGTCCCTCTCCGATATCGCTGCCGTCGGGCATCGCGTCCTGCACGGTGGCGCCAAGTTCTCGGCCTCGGTTCTCGTTGATGACGACGTCATCCAGGCGATCAAGGAGTGCATCGTCCTCGGCCCGCTGCACAACCCCGGCAACCTGCAGGGAATCCAGGCCTGTGCCAAGGCCCTCCCGGGCGTGCCGCAGGTGGCAGTGTTCGACACCGCCTTCCACCAGACGATGCCGCAGCACGCTTTCCTCTATGGCGTGCCCTGGGAGTACTACGTCGAGCACAACATCCGCCGCTACGGTTTCCACGGCACCTCGCACCGCTATGTGACCCTCAAGGCCACCCAGTGGCTCAGGGACGTCAAGGGGATCCCAGTTGAAGACCAGCGCGTCGTCACCTGCCACCTGGGCAACGGCGCGAGCATGGCCGCTGTGAAGGCCGGCAAGTGCATCGACACCAGCATGGGCCTTACCCCTCAGGAAGGCCTGCTCATGGGCACACGCGCCGGCGATATGGACCCGGCGATCGTGGGCATCATCATGCAGATGAAGGGGTATGACCCCCAGCGGATCGACACGCTGCTCAACAAGGAGAGCGGCCTGCTGGGCCTCACCGGCGTCAGCAGTGACATGCGCGACGTGAAGGCTGCAGCCCTTGCTGATCCACCGAACTCCCGGGCCGTCGCTGCCCTGGAGGTCTTCTGCTACCGGATCGTCAAGTACTTCGGAGCCTATGCCGCGGCTCTGGGTGGGCTCGACGCTATCGTCTTCACGGCCGGCATCGGCGAGAACGAGCCCATGGTGCGCGAGCGCACGACGGGCAAGCTGGGATTCCTGGGCATCGGCGTCGACCCGGCCAAGAACGCCAAGGTTGACAAGAGCCAGGACGTCATCGACATTTCGGCGGAGGGCACGACCGTCTCGACAGTCATCATCCCGACCAACGAGGAACTGATGATCGCCCGGGACACTGCCGAAATAGTTGCGGAAAAAAGTGTATAG
- a CDS encoding PIG-L family deacetylase, producing MGLYSNFGATSEDAKRRLNVLVFGAHPDDCDLGFAGSAIKYRALGHRVKFVSLTNGDSGHSSMGGGPLAIRRYHEAQAAGRVSGIEYEVLDVHDGDLTPNVFMRNWVIKIIRDFRADIVLCPRPNDYHPDHRATGVLVQDASYLVTVPNVAALSPILEVPPVVGYTYDSFTIPSPFVADVAIDTDDVLERKRDVLHCHESQVYEWMPTNGGYLDEISSDDEERRQWLLERSYRKFSAVADSVRESLIKFYGPEHGKAVKTAEAVMVSEYGRYPAPEELKSLFPFFPEQA from the coding sequence ATGGGTCTCTACTCGAACTTCGGAGCCACCTCCGAGGACGCTAAGCGGCGTCTCAATGTATTGGTGTTTGGCGCGCATCCGGATGACTGCGACCTGGGTTTCGCAGGAAGCGCCATCAAGTACCGGGCCCTCGGGCACCGGGTGAAGTTCGTCTCCCTCACCAATGGTGATAGCGGCCACTCCTCCATGGGCGGAGGGCCCCTGGCGATTCGCCGCTACCATGAAGCCCAGGCTGCCGGTCGGGTCTCGGGCATCGAATACGAAGTGCTCGACGTCCACGATGGCGACCTGACGCCGAACGTGTTCATGCGCAACTGGGTCATCAAGATCATCCGCGATTTCCGGGCCGACATCGTCCTGTGCCCGCGCCCGAACGACTACCATCCCGACCACCGGGCGACCGGCGTCCTCGTGCAGGACGCTTCGTACCTGGTCACGGTGCCGAATGTCGCCGCGCTGTCGCCGATCCTCGAGGTTCCGCCGGTAGTCGGTTATACCTATGATTCCTTCACGATCCCTTCGCCCTTCGTGGCCGACGTGGCAATCGACACCGATGACGTGCTGGAGCGCAAGCGCGACGTCCTGCATTGCCATGAGTCGCAGGTCTACGAGTGGATGCCGACCAATGGCGGCTACCTTGACGAGATCTCCAGCGACGACGAGGAGCGCCGGCAGTGGCTGCTCGAACGATCCTACAGGAAGTTCTCCGCCGTGGCCGACAGCGTGCGTGAGAGCCTTATCAAGTTCTATGGACCGGAGCACGGCAAGGCTGTGAAGACCGCCGAGGCCGTCATGGTCTCCGAGTACGGACGCTATCCGGCGCCCGAGGAGCTCAAGAGCCTGTTCCCGTTCTTCCCAGAGCAGGCCTAA